A section of the Flavobacterium sp. CG_23.5 genome encodes:
- a CDS encoding SusC/RagA family TonB-linked outer membrane protein: protein MRSKFKWIFTLLVVLTMQLSFAQEKTVTGVVSDATGPLPGANVLIQGTTRGVQTDFDGKYSIKAKTGEVLIFSFIGMAESRATVGASNSINIKLQDSSVKLEEVLITGAMGIKKRKDAQTSTQQVVKAKELTQASSPNVIQALAGKVSGLQINTASNGANPNTKIVLRGNRSLTGSNQALIVIDNAISSASILALLPPEVIESVNVIKGQQGSALYGEQGSNGVIVVTTKKGTQNSKMTVSLTSSVDFQTVSFLPERQTKYGQGWAYGYDFKFPTATDPRNNSVQFSPYENGAWGPAFNNPAFSGTIVPVGLPQADGRFIIREWKSLGSDNIKDFFRTGTILQNGITINGGNEDGYSLLSVNRQTTDFVVQGDGLKRNSFLFKGGKKMGNFTVDANINYINQSVTQTDSDLFDDLLQTATNVPIAEFKNSGHQGNYSVYARNPYQVIKQVRNDDGSDVFNGIAALNYQFNKNISVNYTSNVQLRYTQSTSHDDGFDNLGIDYDFSPYSDFGDTASSYEALGGTPQTSSYFVSQSFGRKFYGDLIFNFNYDLTEDLNLKFNVGNNMQDNFTRVSTQGGTNLDTPGYYHVNNVLSPSNPSTLANGITRRRSISGFGNLDLDYKGYLFLNATARYDKSSTVADGVFYPSVGVSFVPTRAFENLKGDVLNYVKLSASFTKLGNTTSVNPYATNATGVSAAGFPFGDLVGFGFNQAPTSANIKPEFYTTKEAGVNLGFFGDRVTLDGTYYITDTSDLITRATASTPSGFVNSLQNVGDLQNKGYEIDLGLNPFRNANGFNWNIKANYSSYKTVVKALSNGVNSVNLQSNTFIGVFAEVGEEFPLIKGTAYERDPQGHIIVNSNGVPLKTTDFKKLGKSTPDYIIGFSNTFSYKGLSLTAVADYRAGHSIYSEAYATMAFAGYTLESASQPRETGYIVPNSVQQTTPGVFTTNATPTFNTTYGGGTYRGALDYFSGQYNRTGEAMLLDASAVKIKELSLSYDLPSKLLKNTGLTSFKFGVNARDPFIFFINNGNGIKNQGYTDPEASNTTGNGLGISNVGQYPTTKTYGASINLTF from the coding sequence ATGAGATCAAAATTCAAATGGATTTTTACGCTATTAGTAGTGTTAACAATGCAGCTTTCATTTGCACAAGAGAAAACTGTTACAGGGGTAGTTTCCGATGCTACAGGACCATTACCAGGTGCTAATGTTCTTATTCAAGGAACAACAAGGGGTGTACAAACTGATTTTGACGGAAAGTATTCTATCAAAGCAAAAACGGGAGAGGTTTTAATATTCTCTTTCATCGGTATGGCTGAGTCTAGGGCTACAGTTGGAGCTTCAAATTCTATTAATATTAAACTGCAAGACAGTAGTGTAAAATTAGAAGAAGTTTTAATTACTGGAGCAATGGGTATTAAAAAGAGAAAAGATGCACAAACATCTACTCAACAAGTAGTTAAAGCAAAAGAACTTACTCAAGCTTCTAGTCCTAACGTTATACAAGCACTTGCTGGTAAAGTTTCGGGATTACAAATTAACACTGCAAGCAATGGCGCTAACCCTAATACAAAAATTGTATTAAGAGGAAATCGCTCACTTACAGGAAGCAATCAAGCTTTAATCGTTATCGACAATGCTATTTCATCTGCTTCTATTTTGGCACTATTGCCGCCAGAAGTTATTGAAAGCGTCAATGTTATTAAAGGCCAACAAGGTTCTGCACTTTATGGCGAACAAGGTTCAAATGGAGTAATTGTTGTTACTACTAAAAAAGGAACTCAGAATTCAAAAATGACCGTTAGTCTAACTTCTTCTGTAGATTTTCAAACAGTTTCTTTTTTACCAGAAAGACAAACGAAATACGGACAAGGGTGGGCATATGGCTACGATTTTAAATTTCCAACTGCGACAGATCCAAGAAATAATAGCGTTCAATTTTCTCCTTATGAAAATGGAGCCTGGGGTCCCGCGTTTAACAATCCTGCTTTCTCTGGAACTATTGTACCGGTTGGATTACCGCAAGCAGACGGACGTTTTATCATTAGAGAATGGAAATCACTAGGTTCTGATAACATTAAGGATTTCTTTAGAACTGGTACTATTTTACAAAACGGTATAACAATCAATGGCGGTAATGAAGATGGATATTCTTTATTAAGTGTAAACAGACAAACTACTGACTTCGTAGTTCAAGGAGACGGTTTGAAACGTAACAGCTTTTTATTCAAAGGCGGTAAAAAAATGGGTAATTTCACAGTTGACGCAAACATCAATTACATAAACCAGTCTGTTACACAAACTGACAGTGATCTATTTGATGATTTACTACAAACAGCTACTAATGTACCTATCGCCGAATTTAAAAATTCAGGGCATCAAGGTAACTACTCTGTTTATGCTAGAAACCCATATCAAGTAATAAAACAAGTCCGCAATGATGATGGAAGTGACGTATTTAATGGTATTGCAGCCTTAAATTATCAATTCAACAAAAACATCTCTGTTAATTACACCAGCAATGTACAATTGCGTTACACACAATCAACCTCTCACGATGATGGATTTGACAATCTTGGTATAGACTATGATTTTTCTCCGTATTCAGATTTCGGTGATACAGCTTCTTCATATGAAGCTTTGGGAGGAACACCACAAACATCTTCATACTTTGTAAGTCAATCGTTTGGGAGAAAATTCTATGGTGATTTAATCTTCAATTTTAATTATGATCTTACTGAAGATTTGAATTTAAAATTTAATGTTGGAAACAACATGCAAGACAACTTTACAAGAGTTTCAACTCAAGGGGGTACAAATTTAGATACTCCAGGTTACTACCATGTAAACAACGTTTTAAGTCCATCCAATCCATCTACTTTAGCAAATGGAATCACTAGAAGAAGAAGTATATCTGGTTTTGGTAACTTAGATTTAGATTATAAAGGATATTTGTTTTTAAATGCTACTGCGCGTTACGACAAATCTTCTACTGTTGCTGATGGAGTTTTCTATCCTTCAGTAGGTGTTTCATTTGTTCCAACAAGAGCATTTGAAAACTTAAAAGGTGATGTATTAAATTATGTGAAGTTATCAGCAAGTTTTACTAAACTAGGAAATACTACATCAGTTAACCCTTATGCGACTAATGCAACAGGCGTTTCAGCTGCTGGTTTCCCTTTTGGTGATTTAGTTGGTTTTGGCTTTAACCAAGCACCTACCTCTGCTAATATCAAACCAGAATTTTATACTACAAAAGAAGCCGGTGTTAATTTAGGTTTCTTTGGTGACAGAGTTACACTTGATGGTACTTATTATATTACGGACACGAGTGACTTAATAACAAGAGCTACCGCTTCAACTCCTTCTGGATTTGTTAATTCATTACAAAATGTTGGAGATTTACAAAACAAAGGATATGAAATAGATTTAGGTCTTAATCCATTCCGTAATGCTAATGGCTTTAATTGGAATATAAAAGCTAACTATTCTTCTTACAAAACTGTAGTTAAAGCATTATCTAACGGAGTAAACTCCGTGAACTTACAATCAAACACTTTCATTGGTGTTTTTGCAGAAGTAGGAGAAGAATTTCCTTTAATTAAAGGTACTGCTTACGAAAGAGATCCACAAGGACATATTATTGTTAATTCTAATGGTGTACCATTAAAAACAACTGATTTCAAAAAATTAGGTAAATCTACACCTGATTACATTATCGGTTTTTCTAACACATTTAGCTACAAAGGATTATCATTAACTGCAGTTGCTGATTACCGCGCAGGACACAGTATTTATTCTGAAGCCTATGCTACAATGGCATTCGCAGGATACACTTTAGAGTCAGCTTCTCAACCTAGAGAAACAGGTTATATTGTTCCAAATTCAGTACAACAGACTACACCTGGAGTATTTACAACTAATGCTACACCTACTTTTAACACAACTTATGGTGGTGGAACATACAGAGGTGCTTTGGATTATTTTTCAGGTCAATATAACAGAACTGGAGAAGCTATGCTTTTAGATGCATCTGCTGTTAAAATCAAAGAATTATCATTATCATATGATTTACCTTCTAAACTTTTGAAAAACACTGGACTTACTTCTTTCAAATTTGGTGTTAACGCACGTGATCCTTTTATCTTTTTCATAAATAACGGTAATGGTATTAAAAACCAAGGATATACTGATCCTGAAGCTTCAAACACTACAGGAAATGGTTTAGGTATATCTAACGTTGGTCAATATCCTACAACTAAAACTTATGGAGCAAGTATAAACTTAACATTCTAA
- a CDS encoding SusD/RagB family nutrient-binding outer membrane lipoprotein gives MKKIKFILPILALVMYSCNDYLDVNTDPNRLSESQLNPAKLMPASQVGSYRVQATSMNQLGNVFMNTWASNVQSYTGGYSKEFQLTIDNSFYNPIWNNLYLNLNNIQKIIDYPNTSGKYNYSVAAAKIMKAHYMQYIVDLYGNAPFTGAFKGFENLTPAYNDDQFIYRQLLTGLDEARALIAKSDPSVSEDIAGFDVMLHGDMNRWVQFANTIELRMLLRMSNNTGAIATYRNARLTKLASASLISSSVTINPGYSDSNDDQLNPTYGVFFFDSALNSLANRTFITESGHIYKALNAASVYTTTGAPEIIAGSGIFYPNVADPRRTRLFGNGAGQTYQRAVTQGSNVVDIFPTTGAAGLPARLGTGLLNPENAIVASATSDYASSNGYVMTLQEAYFLRAEAALRYPTLFTGASANFDLGVQASFKYLTSTVGTYLTTVNATKPNFGFNVANTFAQNLHAIMYQKWIGLAGIHGIESFIDYNRTGYPLTPLATTATEKRKPRSLIYPISEYIANAANVPVLTAAQIFADSDPSNPFWRSGDPALGN, from the coding sequence ATGAAAAAAATAAAATTTATATTGCCGATTCTTGCCTTAGTCATGTATTCGTGCAATGATTATTTAGATGTCAACACAGACCCTAACCGTCTGTCTGAAAGTCAATTAAATCCGGCGAAATTAATGCCCGCATCGCAGGTTGGTTCGTATAGAGTACAAGCTACTTCGATGAATCAATTAGGTAACGTTTTTATGAACACGTGGGCAAGTAATGTACAATCGTACACAGGAGGTTATAGTAAAGAATTTCAATTAACTATTGACAACTCTTTTTACAATCCAATTTGGAATAATCTATATTTGAATCTAAATAACATTCAAAAAATTATTGACTACCCCAATACTTCTGGAAAGTACAATTATTCAGTTGCTGCTGCAAAAATAATGAAAGCTCATTACATGCAGTACATAGTTGACCTTTACGGTAATGCGCCTTTCACTGGAGCGTTTAAAGGATTTGAAAACTTAACTCCAGCTTATAATGACGATCAATTTATTTACCGTCAGTTATTGACTGGTTTAGATGAAGCACGTGCTTTAATTGCAAAATCAGATCCTTCTGTATCGGAAGACATTGCTGGCTTTGATGTTATGCTACACGGTGACATGAATCGTTGGGTACAATTTGCAAATACTATTGAATTAAGAATGTTATTGAGAATGTCAAATAACACTGGTGCTATTGCAACTTACAGAAATGCAAGATTAACTAAATTAGCCTCAGCTTCATTGATATCTAGTTCAGTTACTATAAATCCTGGTTATTCTGATTCTAATGATGATCAATTGAATCCAACTTATGGAGTTTTCTTCTTTGATTCTGCGCTTAATTCACTAGCTAACCGCACTTTCATAACGGAGTCAGGTCACATATACAAAGCATTAAATGCTGCCTCAGTTTACACAACAACAGGAGCGCCAGAAATAATTGCTGGTTCAGGTATATTCTACCCAAATGTTGCGGATCCAAGAAGAACAAGACTTTTTGGTAATGGTGCTGGTCAAACTTATCAAAGAGCGGTTACCCAAGGAAGTAATGTAGTTGATATATTCCCTACTACTGGTGCCGCTGGTTTACCGGCAAGACTAGGAACTGGATTGTTAAATCCTGAAAATGCAATTGTTGCTTCCGCAACTTCAGATTATGCATCTAGTAATGGTTATGTAATGACATTACAAGAAGCTTATTTCTTGCGAGCTGAAGCTGCGTTACGTTACCCAACTTTATTTACAGGAGCCTCTGCAAACTTTGATTTAGGAGTTCAAGCTTCATTTAAATATTTAACTTCTACAGTAGGTACTTATTTGACAACTGTAAATGCTACAAAACCAAATTTTGGATTTAATGTAGCTAACACTTTTGCTCAAAATTTACATGCAATTATGTATCAAAAATGGATTGGTTTAGCTGGAATTCATGGTATTGAATCATTTATTGATTACAACCGTACGGGTTATCCTTTAACTCCATTAGCTACAACAGCTACTGAAAAAAGAAAACCTAGAAGTTTAATTTATCCAATTTCTGAGTACATTGCTAATGCAGCAAATGTTCCAGTGCTAACAGCAGCACAAATATTTGCTGATTCAGATCCTTCTAATCCATTCTGGAGATCAGGAGATCCTGCTTTAGGAAACTAA